From Anopheles funestus chromosome 3RL, idAnoFuneDA-416_04, whole genome shotgun sequence, a single genomic window includes:
- the LOC125768263 gene encoding uncharacterized protein LOC125768263, which produces MSRVQKESNAALHRLVDDFDRHVKMLHQLGEPTEQWSTILEYVLCTKLPEETLKNWEDHASTLDTPDYATLIDFLQRKMRILESISMNHQSTKESTHPNPVRRAPQQLSSCSSTTSNSKECPYCQHEHALSSCYKYCRLPLSERIQIANEKKVCNNCLRKGHWARNCLTSSRCKHCRDRHHTLLHRSNEPAGSKEGSPERPDSPKPKDRAYAQSLNVTETTERSEEVFLLTVRVNIVDADGKEHSVRALLDSASQASLMTERIARLLQIKRSPANVKVLGAGKVSRNVRESVFAEIRSKRQHFSCGVQFMLMDQITSNIPSENIAISHWCIPKGIELADPEFNKSQPIDLLIGAKHYYSFFPSAARVHLGPDLPSLIDSVFGWIVAGSAMLHYPANSQTIISNAVCMMSLEESMERFWKIESLVMKDGYSPEERRCEQLFQTTTTRDKDGRYIVRLTRHPDFGVRLGASKTSAKRRFELLEKRFVRNAKLKEEYHAFMKEYYELGHMRLVRDELPEPVESYYLPHHPVFKESSTTTKIRVVFDGSSKTTSGYSLNEALCVGPVVQDELLDQLLRFRTYRVALVGDIAKMYRQILLHPDDRPLVRIFFRFSTQQPVQIYELNTVTYGLAPSSFLATRALIQLADDEGDAYPRAGPALRKNFYVDDFIGGANSVEEATLLRDELAELLLKGGFELRKWTSNCPDVLRGLDESQIGTTSKMSFASHEAVKTLGISWVPQEDWLLFEGLCQPDTDVITKRSVLSTIAKMYDPLGMIAPIVIRAKMIMQEIWTYSCDWDDALPAGIVSKWKQLQQEIQSLSQYRMERYVLVPGARKIELHTFSDASTVAYGACTYVRCEEPGRARVMLLASKSKVAPLKQLTVARLELCACVLAAHLHHRIKRAIATNIDASWFWTDSAICTAWIRAPPTTWKTFVANRVAEIQHFTSDAKWRHIAGVENPADLVSRGMEVLEFNNSMAWRHGPAWLAKPEDVWPMSDPTEPSEAIQEKKVLTAAVATCTNELFLRWSSFTRLVNVVGYCRRFIAMVPHLRRIRREGAMHSNEGNAHSSNSASPKVLSVLERAAAEDALLRLAQRESFAEELSDLQTGKQIRRQSQLRRLTPFLDKKGIIRVGGRLNLAQLPFQSKHPALLPKGHPLARLIAESYHKLLLHGGGRLLLSSIRERFWPLNGRMLVKAVVRNCIRCIRHHPTAAEQHTGQLPSGRLVPSRPFAVTGVDYAGPLYLKPAHRRAASLKAYLCVFVCFTTKAVHLELVGDLSTEGFLAALRRFTARRGVPEHIHSDNVGSSMTAIPDPELTHAHINTEQHLTKLQLLVQKFWKHWQKEYLQELQKDPRIAKNADNIQPGRMVIVVDELLPTTRWPLARVVEVHPGADGLVRVVTLRTPKGIIKRPITKICPLPISSENVGA; this is translated from the exons ATGTCGAGAGTGCAAAAGGAATCCAATGCAGCACTGCATAGGCTGGTCGATGATTTCGACAGACATGTGAAAATGCTCCACCAGTTGGGTGAGCCAACTGAACAGTGGAGCACTATTCTGGAGTATGTGTTGTGCACAAAACTGCCTGAGGAAACGTTGAAGAACTGGGAGGATCATGCTTCCACGCTCGATACACCTGACTACGCAACGCTAATAGATTTCCTACAAAGAAAAATGCGAATATTAGAGTCCATATCGATGAATCATCAGTCTACGAAGGAAAGTACTCACCCGAATCCCGTGCGGCGCGCCCCGCAGCAGCTTTCTTCCTGCTCTTCCACTACGAGCAATTCTAAAGAGTGCCCATATTGCCAACACGAGCATGCCCTGAGCAGTTGTTACAAGTATTGCCGCCTTCCACTGTCTGAGCGTATTCAGATTGCAAATGAGAAGAAGGTTTGCAATAACTGCTTACGGAAGGGCCATTGGGCAAGAAACTGTCTTACGTCTTCCCGATGCAAGCATTGCCGTGACAGACATCACACTCTTTTGCACCGCTCCAATGAACCAGCAGGATCGAAAGAAGGGTCACCGGAACGTCCCGATTCACCGAAGCCGAAGGATCGCGCATACGCTCAGTCGCTCAACGTTACTGAGACGACGGAGCGTTCAGAGGAGGTGTTTCTGCTGACTGTGCGAGTGAACATCGTAGATGCTGACGGCAAAGAGCATTCGGTGCGTGCTCTTCTAGACAGTGCGTCGCAAGCGAGCCTGATGACCGAAAGGATTGCCAGATTGCTGCAGATAAAACGGTCTCCAGCTAACGTCAAAGTATTGGGAGCTGGTAAGGTATCTCGCAATGTTCGTGAATCTGTGTTTGCTGAGATTCGGTCGAAAAGACAGCATTTCAGTTGTGGCGTACAATTTATGTTGATGGACCAAATAACCTCTAATATTCCTTCAGAGAACATAGCTATTAGCCACTGGTGTATCCCGAAAGGAATTGAGCTAGCTGATCCGGAATTTAATAAATCACAGCCAATCGATTTATTAATAGGCGCGAAGCACTATTATTCGTTTTTCCCTAGTGCAGCACGAGTGCACTTGGGTCCTGACCTTCCATCATTGATTGACAGCGTGTTTGGCTGGATTGTAGCGGGTTCGGCAATGTTGCATTACCCTGCTAATTCGCAGACAATTATTTCCAACGCTGTTTGCATGATGTCACTGGAAGAAAGCATGGAACggttttggaaaatcgaatcTTTGGTAATGAAAGATGGATACTCGCCCGAAGAACGCAGATGTGAACAGCTATTTCAGACAACCACGACGAGAGATAAGGATGGTCGGTACATCGTCCGTTTGACGCGTCATCCTGACTTTGGGGTACGATTAGGTGCATCCAAAACAAGTGCAAAACGTCGATTCGAGCTGTTGGAGAAACGTTTCGTTAGAAATGCCAAACTGAAGGAAGAGTATCACGCATTTATGAAGGAGTACTACGAGTTGGGGCATATGCGTTTGGTCCGCGATGAACTGCCGGAGCCAGTTGAATCGTACTATCTGCCCCACCATCCCGTGTTCAAAGAGTCGAGCACTACAACGAAAATCAGAGTCGTGTTTGACGGCTCTTCGAAAACTACAAGCGGTTATTCCCTTAATGAGGCTCTCTGTGTGGGACCAGTGGTGCAGGACGAGCTGCTTGATCAACTTTTGCGTTTTCGCACCTACAGAGTGGCCTTGGTAGGCGACATAGCAAAGATGTACCGGCAGATATTGCTTCatcctgatgatcgtccgtTAGTGCGAATCTTCTTTCGATTTTCGACGCAGCAACCAGTCCAGATTTATGAGCTGAATACGGTTACCTATGGACTGGCACCATCATCGTTCCTTGCTACGCGTGCTCTGATTCAGCTAGCGGATGATGAGGGCGACGCATACCCACGAGCGGGTCCGGCTTTGCGAAAGAACTTCTACGTCGACGATTTCATCGGAGGAGCGAACTCGGTAGAAGAGGCTACGTTGCTACGAGATGAGTTAGCTGAGTTGCTACTTAAAGGCGGATTTGAGCTACGCAAATGGACCTCGAATTGTCCTGATGTTCTGCGCGGACTCGATGAGTCGCAAATTGGAACAACTTCCAAGATGAGCTTCGCTTCCCATGAAGCCGTGAAGACACTTGGGATCAGTTGGGTTCCACAAGAAGATTGGTTGCTATTTGAAGGATTGTGTCAACCTGATACCGATGTCATCACAAAGCGATCTGTACTTTCCACCATCGCTAAAATGTATGATCCGCTGGGAATGATAGCTCCGATAGTCATTCGGGCAAAGATGATAATGCAGGAAATATGGACGTACTCGTGTGATTGGGATGATGCCCTGCCAGCAGGCATCGTTAGTAAGTGGAAGCAGCTTCAACAGGAGATCCAATCCCTTTCACAGTACCGTATGGAAAGATACGTATTGGTTCCCGGCGCACGTAAGATTGAGCTGCACACCTTTTCCGATGCTTCAACAGTAGCTTATGGTGCATGCACGTATGTACGGTGTGAAGAGCCGGGACGAGCTCGGGTGATGCTTCTAGCATCTAAGAGTAAGGTAGCACCCTTAAAGCAACTAACGGTTGCCAGACTAGAGTTATGTGCCTGCGTCCTTGCAGCACATTTGCACCATCGAATAAAAAGGGCGATTGCTACGAACATTGATGCGTCATGGTTTTGGACCGATTCAGCTATCTGCACGGCGTGGATTAGGGCGCCTCCAACCACGTGGAAAACGTTTGTCGCCAACCGTGTGGCTGAGATACAGCATTTTACGAGTGACGCAAAGTGGCGACACATAGCTGGAGTCGAAAATCCCGCAGATCTGGTGTCACGCGGGATGGAAGTGTTGGAATTCAACAACAGCATGGCATGGAGACATGGGCCAGCATGGTTGGCGAAACCAGAGGATGTTTGGCCTATGTCTGATCCAACGGAGCCTTCTGAGGCAATTCAAGAGAAGAAGGTCTTAACAGCCGCCGTTGCGACGTGTACCAACGAGCTGTTCTTGCGTTGGTCATCATTCACTCGCCTGGTAAATGTCGTAGGTTATTGTCGACGTTTCATTGCCATGGTGCCACATCTGCGGCGCATAAGACGTGAAGGAGCCATGCATTCCAACGAAGGCAATGCGCATTCCAGTAATTCCGCATCTCCGAAGGTGTTGAGCGTTCTTGAGcgagcagcagcggaagaCGCTTTATTAAGGCTTGCTCAGCGTGAGTCTTTCGCGGAAGAGTTGAGTGATCTGCAAACGGGGAAACAAATTAGAAGGCAGTCACAGTTACGTCGACTTACCCCATTTTTGGACAAAAAGGGCATCATCAGAGTTGGTGGCCGATTGAACTTGGCGCAGCTACCCTTTCAGTCGAAGCATCCCGCGTTGCTGCCAAAGGGCCACCCACTGGCTCGATTAATCGCAGAGAGCTACCACAAGTTGCTGCTACATGGTGGAGGACGTTTGTTGCTGTCATCCATAAGGGAAAGATTTTGGCCCTTGAACGGAAGAATGTTGGTGAAAGCCGTGGTGAGGAATTGCATCCGATGTATTCGTCATCATCCTACGGCAGCAGAGCAGCATACTGGTCAACTGCCCTCTGGTAGATTAGTCCCGAGTCGTCCGTTTGCGGTCACAGGAGTGGATTACGCAGGCCCATTGTATCTAAAGCCTGCGCATCGGCGGGCTGCATCGCTGAAGGCATAtttgtgtgtctttgtgtgtTTCACAACCAAGGCGGTTCATCTAGAGCTAGTGGGTGATCTTTCAACCGAAGGGTTTCTCGCTGCTCTACGGAGATTTACGGCGAGGAGAGGTGTTCCGGAGCACATCCATTCGGACAACG TAGGTTCATCGATGACGGCGATACCAGATCCGGAActaacgcacgcacacataaacacCGAACAGCACTTGACCAAACTTCAACTACTGGTTCAGAAGTTTTGGAAACACTGGCAGAAGGAATACTTACAAGAACTGCAGAAGGACCCACGCATCGCTAAGAACGCGGATAACATTCAACCGGGGCGAATGGTTATCGTAGTGGACGAGCTGCTGCCAACTACTCGCTGGCCGCTTGCACGAGTCGTAGAGGTTCACCCCGGCGCGGATGGATTAGTACGCGTAGTCACGTTGCGAACACCTAAGGGAATTATAAAACGTCCGATCACGAAAATCTGTCCCTTACCAATATCCAGTGAAAATGTAGGAGCATAA